A window of Solanum stenotomum isolate F172 chromosome 9, ASM1918654v1, whole genome shotgun sequence genomic DNA:
GATTCAACTACCATTCTTAGCACATTTTCCTCTTGTTCTAACCTTTCATCATCACCTATCTACTGAAAGAAGAAAGAACACAGTTAACAGAATCACAAAGCTTTCTCCTCCAAAACTAGCAGCAACAGCGATAATCAGATTATTTTCCTTGTTTACCacaaatttgagaatttttccCAACAAAATTGATATTCGtataattatttatcatttgtCGAAAAGAATGAAAAGCCAGAAGTCCCGggattttgtttaagaatatCATGAAAAGGCTGATTTAAACTCTTAAGTGATTCCACATCCCTCTTCAAAAGCCATGACATTGAGAAGACTCTAGAAAAATGTAATGTACATCTATAAAACCAGAACACCAACAAATAGTTAAATTGAACTTTGAAAGTAGGTTTGTAAAGgagaagaaatgaagaagtaaaagaagaaTAGAAGGATATACAGAGGCTAAAATTCTACAAACCAACAGAAAGACTGGAGAAGTAAgcaagaaattaaacaagacaATTACAGGGGAGAGATGGGGCAAAATCATGGTAAAGTGGGACCTGCCTCACCATAGTAAAAGGCAGAGCAGCACGAGTTGAACTATATTATTAAGGTTAAAATGCCATTAACTAAAGGTTCTTCACACAAACAAGTTAAGGCATGGATGTTGACATTATGTTAGAATGGTGATAAGTAAGTTTCTGAAATATATGTTAGAATGGTGATAAGTATCTGAAATATATGTTAGAATGGTGATAAGTAAGTATCTGACAAATAGATTTCATAATGTACAAGTCTTTAGTATATAACCCACATAGAGGGATTAAGTGATGCTAATCAAGCTACCAACTGCAATTCTAGAAAGATAAAAATGTGTCTCGTCTCTAGTGCAACCCTTTGTTACATGCACAGAACCAATcacaataatttttcatatgcTGTGAATCACTAAATGCAGAAAGGGCATGTGGCATTCAATCAGCAGGTTCCAGCTCAATAAGGAAAAGTTCAAATTTGGAAGCTTTCAAAGGCAACAAATACCACATATTTAAGATGTGTTGCTTTTTCTACTCATGCATAGACACATTGCATTCCGTGGCTCCATATGAGGATATCTCATCAAGAGGATGANCAAATTTGGAAGCTTTCAAAGGCAACAAATACCGCATATTTAAGATGTATTGCTTTTTCTACTCATGCATAGACACATTGCATTCCGTGGCTCCATATGAGGATATCTCATCAAGAGGATGACTATGATGATAACATCTTTATCTGTTCAATTAAGACTAAAAGTAAGTGACGGCactaacagcaaaaaataattaaaacctCGATTAAGACGACTGGTTCAATTTAAGCCAGACCATAGAAGGATAATATAATCCACAACCCTATAAATTTCACCCCTTCTGTGGTTTTTAACTCATACAACCCACCTTCTTCTTAAACACTACTTCTGCAGTTCTAGCAAGCATCTTGGACCTTTTTTCTCAACTGCAGTCTCTACCAAAACCTACTAAGAAGATGACAAATGCTCGTATTGCTAGGTTTGTTACAGAGGTAGCACCACCACAGTTTGTAAATGTCATGAGACACCGAGCCTCAAAAATGCTAGAAACCATCAAAGAGGAGAGAGAAGCTAGCACAAGTGAGGCACTCTCTCTGAAGAGTTCTTTTCTGTCATCATCTTCAACTTATTCTGCTTTACCTTCAAATGCAAAAAATTCTAAATCTTTTCTCAAAGAAGTTCAGAGGTCTCTTTCTGCATTTGGCAGCTAAAGTGTCTACTTAGGCTGGCTGAGAGtactttcaattttcaatttcctGACCAATCTACTGATTCTTGCTGTTTTCCTTCAGCAAATTATCTCTTAGTTACAAAGTCAGCGAAGATTGGACTGTAAACTCTTATTGCCAGATATATTGACTAAATGTAACCGTGTGAGAAAGGAAAATATCTCTATCGAACTATCAGAATACTTATCACTACTTCTTTAAATTTTCCCAAAGTAACTTCAGTCCAGTTAAGAAATTGCTATGCACAGtatctttgtttcttttttacgGCATTGTCCAAGCCAACTTCTACGCACCTTGATTATATTACTGGGTGCCTGCTGCTCCCACCAACCTACGGGGCACCCCTGCCCACCAAGACTTAGGtagatgggaagaaatcacctagtatCTTTTGTCTTGGTTGGGAGTTGACCTTGAGACTTCATGGTTCTCCTCCTACTTCATTTACCACTAGGTCACACCCTGAGTGCCagtatttttgtttcttttataaataaacaaagTATTCTATTCCACAGCATGCATTTAGACCAGAACACGAGAATGCAGAAACATGCATACTTTATATGAACAACTGAACAATTTTACATCAAAAGAACTTACTTGCCTACTGGTTGTCACACATCATTTCTTACCTTTGTTCTTAACTAGTGCTTTTCTCCCATACCAGAAGAGACAATATGCTAAATTGGAGAGTCAGTTTACCCTCCAACTTCAATATACCCGACCCTCCCCACTTCTCCTTACTCCTAGTTTTTCTAGTCTAGTTCCCTTATCCTCTCTTTCAGCTTATAGAATACCAGCAGTTCTGCTAGAATCATATGACcttcaaattctaattaattttataaaaacagTGCAACTTTTTAAACAAAAGGCAGAATGATATCCACCTTATCTTAATATTTGCATCGAATGGATGAAGATAGCTGCAATAGAAAaagagcaaaaaaaataatacaaaaaacaTGAATTACCACTGTCAGGAGAAACAACATTGGAACACTTTTTTCTGTACTCTTTTGTGTGGCATCAACTAGAGAACCAAGAACAATGCTAACAATCTATAGGCAAGCAGCAAGAAACATAATgacataaaaatgaaaataacacAATAATATCAAAATGTAGCGACTCACCATGATATCATAAACTGGTTGCAACAGAGGACTACACTGCCTAGGAAAATGGAAGTTATCACCATGGACAGCTTTTCACTTCTCCTTTCTCACATTTGAAGATTTCAACCTAATCTTGcttttcttaaacttttctGATTCAACATTCTCTCTAAGTTTCTCCAAAGCTAGAAAACAATGAAAAGAGGTTCAATTAAAAACACAGAATAACTGAAGATAATTGCAGAAATAGTTCTAATACTTTATTTTTCTCCAAAAAAGGCTAATAGGAGATCTCAAGGTTTAAGTATCAGATCAGGTAAATGAACTACTGCTGGTTTCTTCATAATTTCAACATATAGTGCTCCACTTTGATTGCCAAGTACTTACAAACATgttgaaaatggaaaaagaaagtACCTGAGGTGTACACAGAGCGAAGTGACTCTATCACTTCAGAAGAAGCAGAATAGGTAGGGCAAGAGTTACAGTCAGCTTTTTGTAGCATCTTCTTGAAGCGCTTGATCTACAAAAATTAGCATtggaaaatttcatatttaaacaagAATTTGCTGCAAAAGCAAAAGAAAGTTTAGTGCTTCAAAGTTCCAAGCCGAACTCCTCCATCGAAAAAGTATATCGCGGAAGGGTTGAGAAACTTGGTGGTATGCACAGTTAATAGTCTGAGATTAGatcatttatttttacaagtatGTTCGTACATCACAAAGTATCCTAAAACATTGAACACTCCAAGTGCTGTGACAGTTAGGATAACAATATGAATACAAGCACATTGAGAGTGGAGAAGTGTTTAGCTTTTATGGCAGCTTATGAGAGACAAGAtctgaccttttttttttccaattttgtgACCATTTGATGGCAGTGAACCAGttcaaataatcaatttttttaaccaaTCAGCTCAAGTAGTCATTACTCTACTGTTAGAGCAAAACTTAATTTAATGAAGTACCCCAAAGAAAAAGGTACTTATTATGTTAATAGCATGCTATAGTCAGATTTACTATATCAGgtaatttacaaaattttagctTCCTTAGGGGCCAGAACTTAATGTCTCAGTACGAAAAATAGATCATTTAAAGTTggaatctttaaaacatttactcCCCGTCATTTAAAAAGACATACCTCATCTTTATGCATTAACATAAAGCAACATCCACTTAGGCCCGCTCTTGCAGTTCTGCCTGCCCGAtgaataaatgtttttatatatGCAGGCATATCATAGTTTATGACATTTCTCACTCCTTCAACATCCATTCCACGAGTCATAGCATCAGAGGAAATAAGCACTTGCACTTGCCCTGACCGGAAAGCCCTCAACGTCTTGCTGTAAGGCAAAAGTTCAGGATATTAAGTTGCAAGATGGTAGACTTAAATATGCAAGACCAATCACACAGGTGGTTCACCACAAAACGTTTCCCAAATAAACGTAACATCACCTTTCAACAACGTCAAGTATAAATATGACGAccaattatatttaatttttctgtacttcgttttctttttttaacttttccATTAATCCAACTTGCAAGTCTAAAGCTCGAGTAAACTAAATAAGATGGCAATCAAGACAGAACAATACCAAACATGCCCTTTCTTCTCCAGAAACCTATAAAGGTTGTTTTTTTTGATAAAGCCAAAAACCTATAAAGGTTAACAGCCTTCAGCGGTCACTTGGATTAGGTAGACAGATTTCCAGTGAGATGCAGGCATTCCATATGGCCAGAAAAGATTCTCTGATGCATTTGTTGATCAGAAAAATAGTCTCTGATACATAATTTTGGAACACTGGAATCTATCCTTTTTATCCGAACCCCAGATATTTGTGTACTTCTAATATAGCACTTTGGAAACCAACTAAACAAAACAGATTTTTTAACAGTATAGTAGTACATTACAGCTTTTTGGCAACCTAGATGGCTCCACGCATGACTACATTCAGATAGCTTCAGTAAAATGTGGGCTCATGCAAAACATCATAATACAGTTGACTGCAAACTTCTCTAGCAAATTACATAATGTAACAGCTCAGGGCAAAACTCAAGTTGTTAAGCGAATGTATCTAAGTACCTTCTTACAGATTGCCGTTGAAGACGAGAATACTCCTTGAACTCAATTTGCAAATTGTCGAAAAACTTGAGCAAGGTGCATAATCTATGAGTGGACTCCACGGATGACGTGAAAATAATTGATTTCTCCCCTTGCAGGCTTTGAAGAAGGGAAACTAGATAGAGTGGCTTAAGCTTCGATTGACATAGCTACACAAAAGGAAGGTAAAATCACTGATATCAATCATCTGCCTGCGAGGAACAGTGTGGCACAAAATAGCACAAATCCAATGGGAGGGAAAAGTGAGAAGTCAGGTGCAAACTTTTCAAATTGAAGCACACAATGCATTGAAAGCACAAAAATTACCCAGTATAAAAAATTTAGTACTTATAACACTGAATTGCAAACTTCAGCATCCAGAATTCAACAATGAAAGTATTTATTCAACAGCTCAAACAAAACATCATTAAAATGTAATTTGGAGAGGAGTCCTAATACTCAAATAGCAAAAATCCCTATTCCCCCCACCCCACATTTTATTTTGAACTGGGCaaaaaagaggaggaaaaaaTAATGGTTGGtttctttttcatctttcaaAGTTTGTTGAATAATCGACTGCTTCACACTAGATAAATTACTTTCTGAAGAACACTGCTTCCTCATGAGGCGATAACCTTCACTTCGCATTGCTCTGTTGCTTCGGTTTTTAGATAAACCTTCAGCATCACTTTGTCCCTTTAAGCAATGAAGTGATGGTTTTTAGACAAACCCTCACTTTGTATCGCACAGTTGTtgatgagatgggtggactccttataagacttgggcaatcctccttcctttgagctagcttttggggtgtgagttaggcctaagatcTAATCTAACAACAGTCACTTTCAGCAACAAAGTGCTGGTTTCTAATAACAGTGGTTTGGACTTTAGCAATGTAGGGGAGACACTCATGTCTCAAGACAATCCACAAGGTTGATGCACAACACAGTTTAAGCCAATGCTTTTAGATAAAGTAAGGTGCTGCTAACAAACATTTAGACCACACTGAAGCAGTAATTTCTGCTATGTGAGCATATCTacagaaaacaaaacaaagttcCTCCTCGACAACATTATGGTAAATTAGGAAATTCCTTATGACTTGGAGACAACAAACTGAttcttttttcccttctttttgaTAGGTTAGGCAACAATGACTTCTAAATATTATggaataacaataatttttggAATAAGAAGATTAATCATCAAGATAAATGATATGCAATTATAAACACATTTTCAGGCATATCAGGAAAAAGaagataatatataaatagaccATATTTCATTCAAGTAGCTTAGACCCACCACTTTAAATGATTTGAGTTCTTCAGGAAGCTTGTAACGTCTTTCTCCAGTCGTCAAAAGAAGAGGATGATGCAAATCAAGCTGAGCAAGTTTACTTGGGTCTTGTGTTAGTGTGGCTGATAAAACCATCTTTGCCAGCCTTGGATAGGCTTTTCCCTTGAACCCTCTTTCAGTGCCCCTGCATTAGTTTTAAAGCAATGCTTAAGAAAATCCCACACGTGAAAtggacaaaaagaaaacaagacaGTGAAATGCCTATGTGCACTTAAACCTATTCGATCCTAAGGAGCAAACTCAATGAACCATCAATTGATTAAAGGTAAGCCTTCCAAcaaaggtggatccactaactaaaTAATACGTTATGCATTTCTTTTTGGATGACAGTGGTGTCTGGGCCAGCTTGTGTGCATATCGACTTTCCACCAGGTACCTGCTAGGTTACTACCTCCCGTCACCACACGTATCGAGTAATTCTGTCCATCAAAGTTAGAGTAGAttggaagaaatcacctagattttattttttttacctctgctggaatttgaatttgagacctcatggttctccACCTACTTCATCAACCACTAGGTCACACACTTAGGTGCAAGGATAGATACattttcatgatcaaaagaGTAAAcaactcaacattgaaaaaGATATGACAGTCAAAGAAAGAATCAAACCAGACTTGAATAATCAGACAATTACTTCTTGATTAGAAAAATGTCAGATTACGACTGAGAGAAAGATGTGTATCTAAAGAGGATTCCACATATAAGCAATTCATAAGGAATAGGGGATAGGCATAACAACATACATTCTTCTGATTGTCTTCAATGAACCATAAGTGCAAGGAAGAAGATCAGCAGCAGAAGGGAAGTTCCCATCAACAGAAGAGCTGGTCAACTGAATGACGGTAGGAAGCCAGGACTGATAAGCTTCCCTTAATAACCTATCTGTTTCATCAACAACCTACATGATACCAAAATGTAAGTCAAATGGTTTCAACAAAgtataatgaagaaaaaacgaGCAATATCATAAT
This region includes:
- the LOC125875947 gene encoding DEAD-box ATP-dependent RNA helicase 1-like → MEEDKGLKKEKKNIPVLPWMRNPVDITTFDQCSVDLLPFIDPRLVAALKNMSITSLFPMQLAVWQETIGPGSFERDLCINSPTGSGKTIAYALPIVQMLSTRAVKCLRALVVLPTRDLALQVKEVFSALAPAVGLSVGLAVGQSSISDEISELIKKPNVEYGICYDPEEFSYELQSAVDILVATPGRLMDHINNTDGFTLEHLSYLVVDETDRLLREAYQSWLPTVIQLTSSSVDGNFPSAADLLPCTYGSLKTIRRMGTERGFKGKAYPRLAKMVLSATLTQDPSKLAQLDLHHPLLLTTGERRYKLPEELKSFKVLCQSKLKPLYLVSLLQSLQGEKSIIFTSSVESTHRLCTLLKFFDNLQIEFKEYSRLQRQSVRSKTLRAFRSGQVQVLISSDAMTRGMDVEGVRNVINYDMPAYIKTFIHRAGRTARAGLSGCCFMLMHKDEIKRFKKMLQKADCNSCPTYSASSEVIESLRSVYTSALEKLRENVESEKFKKSKIRLKSSNVRKEK